The segment TATCCAGGTATTTATGGAAGAACCATTCCCCAGCGCCAATCACCAAAGCAGAGATCAGGGCTGCTTGTACAATGTCTTCAGCGTTCTCAATCAGCGCATCGCCCAATAGCCAAATGACCAGGAACGACAAGACGATATCGGCAATCGTGGCCATCATGTTCCGTTTCTTATGGTCTTCATGGCGATCGTGGCCAGCAGCGTGGTTGTTGCCTGTCTGTTTATTCGATGCTCCGTCGCCGGTTTTTCTAAAGATCATCAGATCGCCAAGTACATAAGCGATGAG is part of the Planococcus shenhongbingii genome and harbors:
- a CDS encoding YndM family protein; the protein is MNHVKALIMKFLMIAVVLLVILTGIYDVEFEKTLLISLVLTLIAYVLGDLMIFRKTGDGASNKQTGNNHAAGHDRHEDHKKRNMMATIADIVLSFLVIWLLGDALIENAEDIVQAALISALVIGAGEWFFHKYLDKNVFPEKDGRAVSKNTHR